One Candidatus Cloacimonadota bacterium genomic window, GTCAATATTAAGATAAAAACCAACTGCTGGGATTTTTTTGCCAGTAATCATCTGCGACAAATAGTCGTATCTGCCTCCCCCTCCTATCACAATCTCTCTCCCGCCACTTTTTATAGTGAAATCGAAAACAGTATCATTGTAGTAGGCAAAGTTCTTGAACATCCTTGCATTCACGGTGTATTGATGCGCCAAGTTCGCTTGTATCTTCTTTACGCGGGCAAAGTTGCGTTTACATTGCGGACACAAATAGTCCAGCATTTGTGGTCCTTTAATCAACACTTCTTTGCATTGAGGGTTCTTACATGCAGTATCGGCAAAGGGATTGGTGTATAATTGCTGAAAGCAAGATGTGCATAGTTTTGATTCATGGCGCTTGAGATAGCTCTTCATATCTTCAAAAAAAGCCGGACGGCAGATATTACAACCAAAGCTGTTTAACAAGAGTCTCACATCCTTCAATCCCAAATTCTGACAAATCTTTATTCCCAATGAGATTACTTCATTTTCGGATATTACGCTATCACTACCTAAAAGCTCAACTCCTAATTGGTGAAACTCTGTAGGCATATCCTTGTTTTCCTTTCGAAACATGGGACCCAAATAATAGAATCGGTGCACATCGCCATCTTTAGTAATCTTGGCAGTATGATGCAAAACACTGATAGTCCCTTCTGGGCGAAGGGTCA contains:
- a CDS encoding ATP phosphoribosyltransferase regulatory subunit, which encodes TLRPEGTISVLHHTAKITKDGDVHRFYYLGPMFRKENKDMPTEFHQLGVELLGSDSVISENEVISLGIKICQNLGLKDVRLLLNSFGCNICRPAFFEDMKSYLKRHESKLCTSCFQQLYTNPFADTACKNPQCKEVLIKGPQMLDYLCPQCKRNFARVKKIQANLAHQYTVNARMFKNFAYYNDTVFDFTIKSGGREIVIGGGGRYDYLSQMITGKKIPAVGFYLNIDRIFENMERRELFTALDKGFSVYIASQNEDLEMMMLQIAQELHDNNIKTVLSTDKHSIETDIALAQKALCEVLIVIRDENVREGKILMRNIIKEHQDYIPLHEITDAILLARKSLKKE